A part of Bubalus bubalis isolate 160015118507 breed Murrah chromosome 6, NDDB_SH_1, whole genome shotgun sequence genomic DNA contains:
- the ETV3 gene encoding ETS translocation variant 3 isoform X8 — protein sequence MKAGCSVVEKPEGGGGYQFPDWAYKTESSPGSRQIQLWHFILELLQKEEFRHVIAWQQGEYGEFVIKDPDEVARLWGRRKCKPQMNYDKLSRALRYYYNKRILHKTKGKRFTYKFNFNKLVMPNYPFINIRSSGKETETWKGVVPQSAPPVPTGSSRFHFPPLDTHSPTSDVQPGRFSASSLTASGQESSNGTDRKARDVP from the exons ATGAAAGCGGGCTGTAGCGTCGTGGAAAAGCCAGAAGGAGGTGGAG GGTATCAGTTTCCTGATTGGGCCTATAAAACAGAGTCGTCCCCGGGCTCCCGGCAGATCCAGCTGTGGCACTTCATCCTGGAGCTGCTGCAGAAGGAGGAGTTCCGCCATGTCATTGCCTGGCAGCAGGGAGAGTATGGGGAATTTGTCATCAAGGATCCAGACGAGGTGGCCCGCCTCTGGGGCCGCAGGAAGTGCAAACCACAGATGAATTACGACAAGCTGAGCCGAGCTCTGAG ATACTATTACAACAAGAGGATCCTTcataaaacaaaagggaaaagattTACTTATAAATTTAACTTCAACAAGCTGGTGATGCCCAACTACCCATTCATCAACATTCGGTCAAGTG gtaaggaaactgagacttggaaaG GTGTGGTTCCCCAGAGTGCACCGCCCGTGCCAACAGGCTCCTCCCGCTTCCATTTCCCACCTCTGGACACCCATTCTCCAACTAGTGATGTGCAGCCAGGGCGGTTCTCTGCTAGCTCCCTAACTGCTTCTGGCCAGGAGTCAAGCAATGGCACTGATAGAAAG GCCAGGGATGTACCCTGA
- the ETV3 gene encoding ETS translocation variant 3 isoform X2, with product MKAGCSVVEKPEGGGGYQFPDWAYKTESSPGSRQIQLWHFILELLQKEEFRHVIAWQQGEYGEFVIKDPDEVARLWGRRKCKPQMNYDKLSRALRYYYNKRILHKTKGKRFTYKFNFNKLVMPNYPFINIRSSGVVPQSAPPVPTGSSRFHFPPLDTHSPTSDVQPGRFSASSLTASGQESSNGTDRKVELSELEDGPAADWRRGVDLMSSRSAVGGGIGHQKRKPDIMLPLFSRPGMYPDPHSPFAVSPIPGRGGVLHVPVSPALPLTPTIFSYSPSPGLSPFTSSSRFSFSPEEMKHYLHSQACSVFNYHLSPRTFPRYPGLMVPPLQCQAHPEEPSQFSIKLQPPPVGRKNRERVESSEEAAPVPVPTLTPVPPRIKVEPALEKAPESLRQSAREKEERSQEEGTVPGRTTEEEKSTIFARPAVPPVWPSVPISTPSEEPLEVSEDSEDRPGKEPGAPEKKEDALMPPKLRLKRRWNDDPEALSKNGKFLWNGSGPRGLATAAADA from the exons ATGAAAGCGGGCTGTAGCGTCGTGGAAAAGCCAGAAGGAGGTGGAG GGTATCAGTTTCCTGATTGGGCCTATAAAACAGAGTCGTCCCCGGGCTCCCGGCAGATCCAGCTGTGGCACTTCATCCTGGAGCTGCTGCAGAAGGAGGAGTTCCGCCATGTCATTGCCTGGCAGCAGGGAGAGTATGGGGAATTTGTCATCAAGGATCCAGACGAGGTGGCCCGCCTCTGGGGCCGCAGGAAGTGCAAACCACAGATGAATTACGACAAGCTGAGCCGAGCTCTGAG ATACTATTACAACAAGAGGATCCTTcataaaacaaaagggaaaagattTACTTATAAATTTAACTTCAACAAGCTGGTGATGCCCAACTACCCATTCATCAACATTCGGTCAAGTG GTGTGGTTCCCCAGAGTGCACCGCCCGTGCCAACAGGCTCCTCCCGCTTCCATTTCCCACCTCTGGACACCCATTCTCCAACTAGTGATGTGCAGCCAGGGCGGTTCTCTGCTAGCTCCCTAACTGCTTCTGGCCAGGAGTCAAGCAATGGCACTGATAGAAAGGTGGAGCTTTCAGAGCTGGAGGATGGCCCAGCCGCTGACTGGCGCCGGGGCGTGGATCTCATGTCCTCCCGAAGTGCCGTGGGTGGAGGGATTGGCCACCAGAAGCGCAAGCCTGACATCATGCTTCCTTTGTTCTCCAGGCCAGGGATGTACCCTGACCCCCACAGTCCCTTCGCCGTGTCTCCGATCCCAGGCCGCGGAGGCGTCCTTCACGTCCCCGTCTCACCAGCCCTGCCCCTGACCCCCACCATCTTCTCCTACAGCCCCTCGCCAGGCCTCAGCCCCTTCACCAGCAGCAGTCGCTTCTCCTTCAGCCCTGAGGAAATGAAACACTACCTTCACTCTCAAGCCTGTTCCGTGTTCAACTACCATCTGAGTCCACGGACATTCCCTCGGTACCCAGGGCTCATGGTGCCACCACTGCAGTGCCAGGCGCACCCCGAGGAGCCATCCCAGTTTTCCATCAAGCTGCAGCCCCCACCCGTCGGGCGGAAGAACCGGGAGAGGGTGGAGAGCAGCGAGGAGGCAGCACCTGTCCCTGTTCCCACACTGACTCCTGTCCCGCCGAGGATTAAGGTGGAGCCAGCCTTGGAAAAGGCTCCTGAGAGCCTCAGGCAGTCGGCACGGGAGAAGGAGGAGCGCTCTCAAGAAGAGGGCACTGTGCCAGGCAGGACCACGGAGGAGGAAAAAAGCACCATCTTTGCCCGCCCGGCTGTACCGCCTGTGTGGCCTTCTGTACCCATTAGCACCCCAAgtgaagaacccctggaggtGTCTGAAGACAGTGAGGACAGGCCTGGCAAAGAGCCTGGGGCACCTGAGAAGAAAGAAGATGCCCTAATGCCCCCCAAGCTTCGGTTGAAGCGGCGCTGGAATGATGACCCTGAAGCCCTGAGTAAGAATGGCAAGTTTCTCTGGAATGGGTCCGGACCCCGGGGCTTGGCAACAGCCGCTGCTGATGCTTAG
- the ETV3 gene encoding ETS translocation variant 3 isoform X1, with translation MKAGCSVVEKPEGGGGYQFPDWAYKTESSPGSRQIQLWHFILELLQKEEFRHVIAWQQGEYGEFVIKDPDEVARLWGRRKCKPQMNYDKLSRALRYYYNKRILHKTKGKRFTYKFNFNKLVMPNYPFINIRSSGKETETWKGVVPQSAPPVPTGSSRFHFPPLDTHSPTSDVQPGRFSASSLTASGQESSNGTDRKVELSELEDGPAADWRRGVDLMSSRSAVGGGIGHQKRKPDIMLPLFSRPGMYPDPHSPFAVSPIPGRGGVLHVPVSPALPLTPTIFSYSPSPGLSPFTSSSRFSFSPEEMKHYLHSQACSVFNYHLSPRTFPRYPGLMVPPLQCQAHPEEPSQFSIKLQPPPVGRKNRERVESSEEAAPVPVPTLTPVPPRIKVEPALEKAPESLRQSAREKEERSQEEGTVPGRTTEEEKSTIFARPAVPPVWPSVPISTPSEEPLEVSEDSEDRPGKEPGAPEKKEDALMPPKLRLKRRWNDDPEALSKNGKFLWNGSGPRGLATAAADA, from the exons ATGAAAGCGGGCTGTAGCGTCGTGGAAAAGCCAGAAGGAGGTGGAG GGTATCAGTTTCCTGATTGGGCCTATAAAACAGAGTCGTCCCCGGGCTCCCGGCAGATCCAGCTGTGGCACTTCATCCTGGAGCTGCTGCAGAAGGAGGAGTTCCGCCATGTCATTGCCTGGCAGCAGGGAGAGTATGGGGAATTTGTCATCAAGGATCCAGACGAGGTGGCCCGCCTCTGGGGCCGCAGGAAGTGCAAACCACAGATGAATTACGACAAGCTGAGCCGAGCTCTGAG ATACTATTACAACAAGAGGATCCTTcataaaacaaaagggaaaagattTACTTATAAATTTAACTTCAACAAGCTGGTGATGCCCAACTACCCATTCATCAACATTCGGTCAAGTG gtaaggaaactgagacttggaaaG GTGTGGTTCCCCAGAGTGCACCGCCCGTGCCAACAGGCTCCTCCCGCTTCCATTTCCCACCTCTGGACACCCATTCTCCAACTAGTGATGTGCAGCCAGGGCGGTTCTCTGCTAGCTCCCTAACTGCTTCTGGCCAGGAGTCAAGCAATGGCACTGATAGAAAGGTGGAGCTTTCAGAGCTGGAGGATGGCCCAGCCGCTGACTGGCGCCGGGGCGTGGATCTCATGTCCTCCCGAAGTGCCGTGGGTGGAGGGATTGGCCACCAGAAGCGCAAGCCTGACATCATGCTTCCTTTGTTCTCCAGGCCAGGGATGTACCCTGACCCCCACAGTCCCTTCGCCGTGTCTCCGATCCCAGGCCGCGGAGGCGTCCTTCACGTCCCCGTCTCACCAGCCCTGCCCCTGACCCCCACCATCTTCTCCTACAGCCCCTCGCCAGGCCTCAGCCCCTTCACCAGCAGCAGTCGCTTCTCCTTCAGCCCTGAGGAAATGAAACACTACCTTCACTCTCAAGCCTGTTCCGTGTTCAACTACCATCTGAGTCCACGGACATTCCCTCGGTACCCAGGGCTCATGGTGCCACCACTGCAGTGCCAGGCGCACCCCGAGGAGCCATCCCAGTTTTCCATCAAGCTGCAGCCCCCACCCGTCGGGCGGAAGAACCGGGAGAGGGTGGAGAGCAGCGAGGAGGCAGCACCTGTCCCTGTTCCCACACTGACTCCTGTCCCGCCGAGGATTAAGGTGGAGCCAGCCTTGGAAAAGGCTCCTGAGAGCCTCAGGCAGTCGGCACGGGAGAAGGAGGAGCGCTCTCAAGAAGAGGGCACTGTGCCAGGCAGGACCACGGAGGAGGAAAAAAGCACCATCTTTGCCCGCCCGGCTGTACCGCCTGTGTGGCCTTCTGTACCCATTAGCACCCCAAgtgaagaacccctggaggtGTCTGAAGACAGTGAGGACAGGCCTGGCAAAGAGCCTGGGGCACCTGAGAAGAAAGAAGATGCCCTAATGCCCCCCAAGCTTCGGTTGAAGCGGCGCTGGAATGATGACCCTGAAGCCCTGAGTAAGAATGGCAAGTTTCTCTGGAATGGGTCCGGACCCCGGGGCTTGGCAACAGCCGCTGCTGATGCTTAG
- the ETV3 gene encoding ETS translocation variant 3 isoform X4, which produces MKAGCSVVEKPEGGGGYQFPDWAYKTESSPGSRQIQLWHFILELLQKEEFRHVIAWQQGEYGEFVIKDPDEVARLWGRRKCKPQMNYDKLSRALRYYYNKRILHKTKGKRFTYKFNFNKLVMPNYPFINIRSSGKETETWKGVVPQSAPPVPTGSSRFHFPPLDTHSPTSDVQPGRFSASSLTASGQESSNGTDRKVELSELEDGPAADWRRGVDLMSSRSAVGGGIGHQKRKPDIMLPLFSRPGMYPDPHSPFAVSPIPGRGGVLHVPVSPALPLTPTIFSYSPSPGLSPFTSSSRFSFSPEEMKHYLHSQACSVFNYHLSPRTFPRYPGLMVPPLQCQAHPEEPSQFSIKLQPPPVGRKNRERVESSEEAAPVPVPTLTPVPPRIKVEPALEKAPESLRQSAREKEERSQEEGTVPGRTTEEEKSTIFARPAVPPVWPSVPISTPSEEPLEVSEDSEDRPGKEPGAPEKKEDALMPPKLRLKRRWNDDPEALSKNGSQTSV; this is translated from the exons ATGAAAGCGGGCTGTAGCGTCGTGGAAAAGCCAGAAGGAGGTGGAG GGTATCAGTTTCCTGATTGGGCCTATAAAACAGAGTCGTCCCCGGGCTCCCGGCAGATCCAGCTGTGGCACTTCATCCTGGAGCTGCTGCAGAAGGAGGAGTTCCGCCATGTCATTGCCTGGCAGCAGGGAGAGTATGGGGAATTTGTCATCAAGGATCCAGACGAGGTGGCCCGCCTCTGGGGCCGCAGGAAGTGCAAACCACAGATGAATTACGACAAGCTGAGCCGAGCTCTGAG ATACTATTACAACAAGAGGATCCTTcataaaacaaaagggaaaagattTACTTATAAATTTAACTTCAACAAGCTGGTGATGCCCAACTACCCATTCATCAACATTCGGTCAAGTG gtaaggaaactgagacttggaaaG GTGTGGTTCCCCAGAGTGCACCGCCCGTGCCAACAGGCTCCTCCCGCTTCCATTTCCCACCTCTGGACACCCATTCTCCAACTAGTGATGTGCAGCCAGGGCGGTTCTCTGCTAGCTCCCTAACTGCTTCTGGCCAGGAGTCAAGCAATGGCACTGATAGAAAGGTGGAGCTTTCAGAGCTGGAGGATGGCCCAGCCGCTGACTGGCGCCGGGGCGTGGATCTCATGTCCTCCCGAAGTGCCGTGGGTGGAGGGATTGGCCACCAGAAGCGCAAGCCTGACATCATGCTTCCTTTGTTCTCCAGGCCAGGGATGTACCCTGACCCCCACAGTCCCTTCGCCGTGTCTCCGATCCCAGGCCGCGGAGGCGTCCTTCACGTCCCCGTCTCACCAGCCCTGCCCCTGACCCCCACCATCTTCTCCTACAGCCCCTCGCCAGGCCTCAGCCCCTTCACCAGCAGCAGTCGCTTCTCCTTCAGCCCTGAGGAAATGAAACACTACCTTCACTCTCAAGCCTGTTCCGTGTTCAACTACCATCTGAGTCCACGGACATTCCCTCGGTACCCAGGGCTCATGGTGCCACCACTGCAGTGCCAGGCGCACCCCGAGGAGCCATCCCAGTTTTCCATCAAGCTGCAGCCCCCACCCGTCGGGCGGAAGAACCGGGAGAGGGTGGAGAGCAGCGAGGAGGCAGCACCTGTCCCTGTTCCCACACTGACTCCTGTCCCGCCGAGGATTAAGGTGGAGCCAGCCTTGGAAAAGGCTCCTGAGAGCCTCAGGCAGTCGGCACGGGAGAAGGAGGAGCGCTCTCAAGAAGAGGGCACTGTGCCAGGCAGGACCACGGAGGAGGAAAAAAGCACCATCTTTGCCCGCCCGGCTGTACCGCCTGTGTGGCCTTCTGTACCCATTAGCACCCCAAgtgaagaacccctggaggtGTCTGAAGACAGTGAGGACAGGCCTGGCAAAGAGCCTGGGGCACCTGAGAAGAAAGAAGATGCCCTAATGCCCCCCAAGCTTCGGTTGAAGCGGCGCTGGAATGATGACCCTGAAGCCCTGAGTAAGAATG GGAGCCAAACCAGTGTGTGA
- the ETV3 gene encoding ETS translocation variant 3 isoform X6 — protein sequence MKAGCSVVEKPEGGGGYQFPDWAYKTESSPGSRQIQLWHFILELLQKEEFRHVIAWQQGEYGEFVIKDPDEVARLWGRRKCKPQMNYDKLSRALRYYYNKRILHKTKGKRFTYKFNFNKLVMPNYPFINIRSSGKETETWKGVVPQSAPPVPTGSSRFHFPPLDTHSPTSDVQPGRFSASSLTASGQESSNGTDRKVELSELEDGPAADWRRGVDLMSSRSAVGGGIGHQKRKPDIMLPLFSRPGMYPDPHSPFAVSPIPGRGGVLHVPVSPALPLTPTIFSYSPSPGLSPFTSSSRFSFSPEEMKHYLHSQACSVFNYHLSPRTFPRYPGLMVPPLQCQAHPEEPSQFSIKLQPPPVGRKNRERVESSEEAAPVPVPTLTPVPPRIKVEPALEKAPESLRQSAREKEERSQEEGTVPGRTTEEEKSTIFARPAVPPVWPSVPISTPSEEPLEVSEDSEDRPGKEPGAPEKKEDALMPPKLRLKRRWNDDPEALRSQTSV from the exons ATGAAAGCGGGCTGTAGCGTCGTGGAAAAGCCAGAAGGAGGTGGAG GGTATCAGTTTCCTGATTGGGCCTATAAAACAGAGTCGTCCCCGGGCTCCCGGCAGATCCAGCTGTGGCACTTCATCCTGGAGCTGCTGCAGAAGGAGGAGTTCCGCCATGTCATTGCCTGGCAGCAGGGAGAGTATGGGGAATTTGTCATCAAGGATCCAGACGAGGTGGCCCGCCTCTGGGGCCGCAGGAAGTGCAAACCACAGATGAATTACGACAAGCTGAGCCGAGCTCTGAG ATACTATTACAACAAGAGGATCCTTcataaaacaaaagggaaaagattTACTTATAAATTTAACTTCAACAAGCTGGTGATGCCCAACTACCCATTCATCAACATTCGGTCAAGTG gtaaggaaactgagacttggaaaG GTGTGGTTCCCCAGAGTGCACCGCCCGTGCCAACAGGCTCCTCCCGCTTCCATTTCCCACCTCTGGACACCCATTCTCCAACTAGTGATGTGCAGCCAGGGCGGTTCTCTGCTAGCTCCCTAACTGCTTCTGGCCAGGAGTCAAGCAATGGCACTGATAGAAAGGTGGAGCTTTCAGAGCTGGAGGATGGCCCAGCCGCTGACTGGCGCCGGGGCGTGGATCTCATGTCCTCCCGAAGTGCCGTGGGTGGAGGGATTGGCCACCAGAAGCGCAAGCCTGACATCATGCTTCCTTTGTTCTCCAGGCCAGGGATGTACCCTGACCCCCACAGTCCCTTCGCCGTGTCTCCGATCCCAGGCCGCGGAGGCGTCCTTCACGTCCCCGTCTCACCAGCCCTGCCCCTGACCCCCACCATCTTCTCCTACAGCCCCTCGCCAGGCCTCAGCCCCTTCACCAGCAGCAGTCGCTTCTCCTTCAGCCCTGAGGAAATGAAACACTACCTTCACTCTCAAGCCTGTTCCGTGTTCAACTACCATCTGAGTCCACGGACATTCCCTCGGTACCCAGGGCTCATGGTGCCACCACTGCAGTGCCAGGCGCACCCCGAGGAGCCATCCCAGTTTTCCATCAAGCTGCAGCCCCCACCCGTCGGGCGGAAGAACCGGGAGAGGGTGGAGAGCAGCGAGGAGGCAGCACCTGTCCCTGTTCCCACACTGACTCCTGTCCCGCCGAGGATTAAGGTGGAGCCAGCCTTGGAAAAGGCTCCTGAGAGCCTCAGGCAGTCGGCACGGGAGAAGGAGGAGCGCTCTCAAGAAGAGGGCACTGTGCCAGGCAGGACCACGGAGGAGGAAAAAAGCACCATCTTTGCCCGCCCGGCTGTACCGCCTGTGTGGCCTTCTGTACCCATTAGCACCCCAAgtgaagaacccctggaggtGTCTGAAGACAGTGAGGACAGGCCTGGCAAAGAGCCTGGGGCACCTGAGAAGAAAGAAGATGCCCTAATGCCCCCCAAGCTTCGGTTGAAGCGGCGCTGGAATGATGACCCTGAAGCCCTGA GGAGCCAAACCAGTGTGTGA
- the ETV3 gene encoding ETS translocation variant 3 isoform X5 has product MKAGCSVVEKPEGGGGYQFPDWAYKTESSPGSRQIQLWHFILELLQKEEFRHVIAWQQGEYGEFVIKDPDEVARLWGRRKCKPQMNYDKLSRALRYYYNKRILHKTKGKRFTYKFNFNKLVMPNYPFINIRSSGKETETWKGVVPQSAPPVPTGSSRFHFPPLDTHSPTSDVQPGRFSASSLTASGQESSNGTDRKVELSELEDGPAADWRRGVDLMSSRSAVGGGIGHQKRKPDIMLPLFSRPGMYPDPHSPFAVSPIPGRGGVLHVPVSPALPLTPTIFSYSPSPGLSPFTSSSRFSFSPEEMKHYLHSQACSVFNYHLSPRTFPRYPGLMVPPLQCQAHPEEPSQFSIKLQPPPVGRKNRERVESSEEAAPVPVPTLTPVPPRIKVEPALEKAPESLRQSAREKEERSQEEGTVPGRTTEEEKSTIFARPAVPPVWPSVPISTPSEEPLEVSEDSEDRPGKEPGAPEKKEDALMPPKLRLKRRWNDDPEALKCFQET; this is encoded by the exons ATGAAAGCGGGCTGTAGCGTCGTGGAAAAGCCAGAAGGAGGTGGAG GGTATCAGTTTCCTGATTGGGCCTATAAAACAGAGTCGTCCCCGGGCTCCCGGCAGATCCAGCTGTGGCACTTCATCCTGGAGCTGCTGCAGAAGGAGGAGTTCCGCCATGTCATTGCCTGGCAGCAGGGAGAGTATGGGGAATTTGTCATCAAGGATCCAGACGAGGTGGCCCGCCTCTGGGGCCGCAGGAAGTGCAAACCACAGATGAATTACGACAAGCTGAGCCGAGCTCTGAG ATACTATTACAACAAGAGGATCCTTcataaaacaaaagggaaaagattTACTTATAAATTTAACTTCAACAAGCTGGTGATGCCCAACTACCCATTCATCAACATTCGGTCAAGTG gtaaggaaactgagacttggaaaG GTGTGGTTCCCCAGAGTGCACCGCCCGTGCCAACAGGCTCCTCCCGCTTCCATTTCCCACCTCTGGACACCCATTCTCCAACTAGTGATGTGCAGCCAGGGCGGTTCTCTGCTAGCTCCCTAACTGCTTCTGGCCAGGAGTCAAGCAATGGCACTGATAGAAAGGTGGAGCTTTCAGAGCTGGAGGATGGCCCAGCCGCTGACTGGCGCCGGGGCGTGGATCTCATGTCCTCCCGAAGTGCCGTGGGTGGAGGGATTGGCCACCAGAAGCGCAAGCCTGACATCATGCTTCCTTTGTTCTCCAGGCCAGGGATGTACCCTGACCCCCACAGTCCCTTCGCCGTGTCTCCGATCCCAGGCCGCGGAGGCGTCCTTCACGTCCCCGTCTCACCAGCCCTGCCCCTGACCCCCACCATCTTCTCCTACAGCCCCTCGCCAGGCCTCAGCCCCTTCACCAGCAGCAGTCGCTTCTCCTTCAGCCCTGAGGAAATGAAACACTACCTTCACTCTCAAGCCTGTTCCGTGTTCAACTACCATCTGAGTCCACGGACATTCCCTCGGTACCCAGGGCTCATGGTGCCACCACTGCAGTGCCAGGCGCACCCCGAGGAGCCATCCCAGTTTTCCATCAAGCTGCAGCCCCCACCCGTCGGGCGGAAGAACCGGGAGAGGGTGGAGAGCAGCGAGGAGGCAGCACCTGTCCCTGTTCCCACACTGACTCCTGTCCCGCCGAGGATTAAGGTGGAGCCAGCCTTGGAAAAGGCTCCTGAGAGCCTCAGGCAGTCGGCACGGGAGAAGGAGGAGCGCTCTCAAGAAGAGGGCACTGTGCCAGGCAGGACCACGGAGGAGGAAAAAAGCACCATCTTTGCCCGCCCGGCTGTACCGCCTGTGTGGCCTTCTGTACCCATTAGCACCCCAAgtgaagaacccctggaggtGTCTGAAGACAGTGAGGACAGGCCTGGCAAAGAGCCTGGGGCACCTGAGAAGAAAGAAGATGCCCTAATGCCCCCCAAGCTTCGGTTGAAGCGGCGCTGGAATGATGACCCTGAAGCCCTGA aatGTTTTCAGGAAACATGA
- the ETV3 gene encoding ETS translocation variant 3 isoform X3: MKAGCSVVEKPEGGGGYQFPDWAYKTESSPGSRQIQLWHFILELLQKEEFRHVIAWQQGEYGEFVIKDPDEVARLWGRRKCKPQMNYDKLSRALRYYYNKRILHKTKGKRFTYKFNFNKLVMPNYPFINIRSSGKETETWKGVVPQSAPPVPTGSSRFHFPPLDTHSPTSDVQPGRFSASSLTASGQESSNGTDRKVELSELEDGPAADWRRGVDLMSSRSAVGGGIGHQKRKPDIMLPLFSRPGMYPDPHSPFAVSPIPGRGGVLHVPVSPALPLTPTIFSYSPSPGLSPFTSSSRFSFSPEEMKHYLHSQACSVFNYHLSPRTFPRYPGLMVPPLQCQAHPEEPSQFSIKLQPPPVGRKNRERVESSEEAAPVPVPTLTPVPPRIKVEPALEKAPESLRQSAREKEERSQEEGTVPGRTTEEEKSTIFARPAVPPVWPSVPISTPSEEPLEVSEDSEDRPGKEPGAPEKKEDALMPPKLRLKRRWNDDPEALSKNECFQET, from the exons ATGAAAGCGGGCTGTAGCGTCGTGGAAAAGCCAGAAGGAGGTGGAG GGTATCAGTTTCCTGATTGGGCCTATAAAACAGAGTCGTCCCCGGGCTCCCGGCAGATCCAGCTGTGGCACTTCATCCTGGAGCTGCTGCAGAAGGAGGAGTTCCGCCATGTCATTGCCTGGCAGCAGGGAGAGTATGGGGAATTTGTCATCAAGGATCCAGACGAGGTGGCCCGCCTCTGGGGCCGCAGGAAGTGCAAACCACAGATGAATTACGACAAGCTGAGCCGAGCTCTGAG ATACTATTACAACAAGAGGATCCTTcataaaacaaaagggaaaagattTACTTATAAATTTAACTTCAACAAGCTGGTGATGCCCAACTACCCATTCATCAACATTCGGTCAAGTG gtaaggaaactgagacttggaaaG GTGTGGTTCCCCAGAGTGCACCGCCCGTGCCAACAGGCTCCTCCCGCTTCCATTTCCCACCTCTGGACACCCATTCTCCAACTAGTGATGTGCAGCCAGGGCGGTTCTCTGCTAGCTCCCTAACTGCTTCTGGCCAGGAGTCAAGCAATGGCACTGATAGAAAGGTGGAGCTTTCAGAGCTGGAGGATGGCCCAGCCGCTGACTGGCGCCGGGGCGTGGATCTCATGTCCTCCCGAAGTGCCGTGGGTGGAGGGATTGGCCACCAGAAGCGCAAGCCTGACATCATGCTTCCTTTGTTCTCCAGGCCAGGGATGTACCCTGACCCCCACAGTCCCTTCGCCGTGTCTCCGATCCCAGGCCGCGGAGGCGTCCTTCACGTCCCCGTCTCACCAGCCCTGCCCCTGACCCCCACCATCTTCTCCTACAGCCCCTCGCCAGGCCTCAGCCCCTTCACCAGCAGCAGTCGCTTCTCCTTCAGCCCTGAGGAAATGAAACACTACCTTCACTCTCAAGCCTGTTCCGTGTTCAACTACCATCTGAGTCCACGGACATTCCCTCGGTACCCAGGGCTCATGGTGCCACCACTGCAGTGCCAGGCGCACCCCGAGGAGCCATCCCAGTTTTCCATCAAGCTGCAGCCCCCACCCGTCGGGCGGAAGAACCGGGAGAGGGTGGAGAGCAGCGAGGAGGCAGCACCTGTCCCTGTTCCCACACTGACTCCTGTCCCGCCGAGGATTAAGGTGGAGCCAGCCTTGGAAAAGGCTCCTGAGAGCCTCAGGCAGTCGGCACGGGAGAAGGAGGAGCGCTCTCAAGAAGAGGGCACTGTGCCAGGCAGGACCACGGAGGAGGAAAAAAGCACCATCTTTGCCCGCCCGGCTGTACCGCCTGTGTGGCCTTCTGTACCCATTAGCACCCCAAgtgaagaacccctggaggtGTCTGAAGACAGTGAGGACAGGCCTGGCAAAGAGCCTGGGGCACCTGAGAAGAAAGAAGATGCCCTAATGCCCCCCAAGCTTCGGTTGAAGCGGCGCTGGAATGATGACCCTGAAGCCCTGAGTAAGAATG aatGTTTTCAGGAAACATGA
- the ETV3 gene encoding ETS translocation variant 3 isoform X9, translating to MKAGCSVVEKPEGGGGYQFPDWAYKTESSPGSRQIQLWHFILELLQKEEFRHVIAWQQGEYGEFVIKDPDEVARLWGRRKCKPQMNYDKLSRALRYYYNKRILHKTKGKRFTYKFNFNKLVMPNYPFINIRSSGQGCTLTPTVPSPCLRSQAAEASFTSPSHQPCP from the exons ATGAAAGCGGGCTGTAGCGTCGTGGAAAAGCCAGAAGGAGGTGGAG GGTATCAGTTTCCTGATTGGGCCTATAAAACAGAGTCGTCCCCGGGCTCCCGGCAGATCCAGCTGTGGCACTTCATCCTGGAGCTGCTGCAGAAGGAGGAGTTCCGCCATGTCATTGCCTGGCAGCAGGGAGAGTATGGGGAATTTGTCATCAAGGATCCAGACGAGGTGGCCCGCCTCTGGGGCCGCAGGAAGTGCAAACCACAGATGAATTACGACAAGCTGAGCCGAGCTCTGAG ATACTATTACAACAAGAGGATCCTTcataaaacaaaagggaaaagattTACTTATAAATTTAACTTCAACAAGCTGGTGATGCCCAACTACCCATTCATCAACATTCGGTCAAGTG GCCAGGGATGTACCCTGACCCCCACAGTCCCTTCGCCGTGTCTCCGATCCCAGGCCGCGGAGGCGTCCTTCACGTCCCCGTCTCACCAGCCCTGCCCCTGA